From Lacerta agilis isolate rLacAgi1 chromosome Z, rLacAgi1.pri, whole genome shotgun sequence, the proteins below share one genomic window:
- the LOC117040412 gene encoding putative P2Y purinoceptor 10, with protein MRVNISKEGPLSSCFASNGSAAVLLLQSISATDNCTEPRKEFQHSLYAATYTIVFIPGLLANSMALWILCRFISKQNKNIIFMVNLATADLIQVLSLPLRIYYYINYKWPFGTFLCQLCFYLKYLNMYASICFLTCISVQRYLFLLHPFRAKGWKRRYDVAICVAVWIFVGAACLPFPLMRSSSNNDTCFTDLGVKKIGSQVSSVLLILVAEIVGFLTPLITIVYCTWKTKASLQECHIPLQNTTEKQKALRMVATCAIVFFVCFTPYHIVFFFFMMVKEDVIRDCATRWFILHLHPFCLSLASLNCCLDPVLYFFTTSEFKGQVSRHSSLAIRSRLMSRESASSVKE; from the coding sequence ggtaAATATTTCCAAAGAAGGGCCCCTTTCATCTTGCTTTGCCTCTAATGggagtgctgctgtgctgctgctgcagagcatTAGTGCAACAGACAATTGCACAGAACCCAGAAAAGAGTTCCAGCATTCCCTTTATGCAGCGACATACACCATCGTCTTCATCCCAGGCCTCCTGGCCAACAGCATGGCCCTGTGGATTTTATGCCGCTTCAtcagcaagcaaaacaaaaacatcatcTTCATGGTTAATTTGGCCACTGCTGACCTCATTCAAGTCCTTTCCTTGCCTCTGCGGATATATTATTACATCAACTACAAGTGGCCATTTGGAACCTTCCTCTGCCAGCTCTGCTTCTATCTGAAGTATCTTAACATGTATGCCAGCATTTGCTTCCTTACGTGCATCAGCGTTCAAAGGTACCTCTTCCTTCTCCATCCGTTCAGGGCCAAAGGGTGGAAACGGAGGTACGACGTGGCCATATGTGTTGCTGTGTGGATCTTTGTTGGAGCTGCTTGCTTGCCGTTTCCATTGATGAGAAGTTCGAGCAACAATGATACTTGCTTTACCGACCTTGGCGTCAAGAAAATAGGCAGCCAGGTCAGCTCAGTCCTGTTGATACTGGTGGCTGAAATTGTTGGGTTTTTGACCCCTCTTATCACCATTGTCTACTGCACTTGGAAGACAAAAGCCTCCCTCCAAGAATGCCATATCCCTCTGCAAAACACTACCGAGAAGCAGAAGGCACTACGGATGGTTGCTACGTGTGCCATTGTCTTCTTCGTGTGTTTCACGCCATATCacattgtgtttttcttctttatgATGGTGAAAGAGGATGTTATCAGAGACTGCGCCACACGCTGGTTTATCCTGCACCTGCACCCTTTCTGCTTAAGCCTTGCAAGTCTTAACTGTTGCTTAGATCCAGTCCTCTATTTCTTCACAACATCAGAATTCAAGGGTCAGGTGTCAAGACACAGCAGCTTGGCCATCAGGAGTCGTCTGATGAGCAGAGAAAGTGCTTCTTCTGTTAAGGAATAA